One Bos indicus isolate NIAB-ARS_2022 breed Sahiwal x Tharparkar chromosome 22, NIAB-ARS_B.indTharparkar_mat_pri_1.0, whole genome shotgun sequence DNA window includes the following coding sequences:
- the PRSS45 gene encoding serine protease 45 isoform X2: MAASLSRLSAGLAASRPLGLSRSFLLLVLLLLNSGYKGDSTKPACGQPWWPKNLDLSRHWPWEVSLRVGNEHVCGGALIDLKWVVTAAHCIQGTKEYSVILGTSKLKPPNSTRTLLIPVRDIIMHPKYWGRTFIMGDVALLQLYNPVIISKYVQPICLPEPNYSLKVGTQCWVTGWGQVKQRFSANSTLASELQEAEVFIMDNKKCDQIYRKKSHIPRVVPLVLGDMICATNYREDLCSQMDQEANKQWDSLSSLHFCLAPTPVLAAAAPDGPLMFALPSPCFAFAE; this comes from the exons ATGGCCGCCTCGCTGTCCCGCCTTAGCGCAGGGCTTGCAGCCTCGAGGCCGTTAGGCCTGAGCCGCAGCTTCCTGCtgctggtactgctgctgctgaactCGG GTTACAAAGGAGACAGCACCAAACCAG CTTGTGGCCAACCTTGGTGGCCGAAGAATTTGGACCTGTCTCGCCATTGGCCCTGGGAAGTGAGCCTCCGAGTGGGAAATGAGCACGTGTGTGGAGGGGCCCTCATTGACCTCAAATGGGTGGTGACTGCTGCCCACTGCATCCAAGG cACAAAAGAGTATTCAGTGATTCTTGGCACCTCCAAGCTGAAGCCCCCGAACTCCACAAGAACCCTCTTGATCCCTGTGAGGGACATCATTATGCACCCCAAGTACTGGGGCCGGACCTTCATCATGGGTGATGTGGCCCTTCTCCAACTTTACAATCCTGTCATCATCAGCAAGTATGTGCAGCCCATCTGCCTTCCAGAGCCCAATTACAGCCTGAAGGTTGGGACACAGTGCTGGGTAACTGGCTGGGGCCAGGTTAAACAGCGCTTCTCAG CCAACTCCACGCTGGCCTCAGAGCTGCAGGAAGCCGAGGTGTTTATCATGGACAACAAGAAGTGTGACCAGATTTACCGCAAGAAGTCCCACATCCCCCGCGTTGTCCCCCTTGTGCTGGGGGATATGATTTGTGCCACCAATTACAGAGAAGACTTGTGCTCT CAGATGGATCAAGAAGCAAATAAGCAATGGGATTCTCTCAGTTCCCTGCACTTCTGCCTGGCTCCTACTCCTGTTCTGGCTGCTGCAGCCCCAGATGGGCCCCTGATGTTCGCTCTCCCTTCTCCATGCTTTGCCTTTGCTGAATGA
- the PRSS45 gene encoding serine protease 45 isoform X1 produces MAASLSRLSAGLAASRPLGLSRSFLLLVLLLLNSGYKGDSTKPACGQPWWPKNLDLSRHWPWEVSLRVGNEHVCGGALIDLKWVVTAAHCIQGTKEYSVILGTSKLKPPNSTRTLLIPVRDIIMHPKYWGRTFIMGDVALLQLYNPVIISKYVQPICLPEPNYSLKVGTQCWVTGWGQVKQRFSANSTLASELQEAEVFIMDNKKCDQIYRKKSHIPRVVPLVLGDMICATNYREDLCSGDSGGPLACEVEGRWILAGVLSWEKACAKVRNPGVYTRITKYSRWIKKQISNGILSVPCTSAWLLLLFWLLQPQMGP; encoded by the exons ATGGCCGCCTCGCTGTCCCGCCTTAGCGCAGGGCTTGCAGCCTCGAGGCCGTTAGGCCTGAGCCGCAGCTTCCTGCtgctggtactgctgctgctgaactCGG GTTACAAAGGAGACAGCACCAAACCAG CTTGTGGCCAACCTTGGTGGCCGAAGAATTTGGACCTGTCTCGCCATTGGCCCTGGGAAGTGAGCCTCCGAGTGGGAAATGAGCACGTGTGTGGAGGGGCCCTCATTGACCTCAAATGGGTGGTGACTGCTGCCCACTGCATCCAAGG cACAAAAGAGTATTCAGTGATTCTTGGCACCTCCAAGCTGAAGCCCCCGAACTCCACAAGAACCCTCTTGATCCCTGTGAGGGACATCATTATGCACCCCAAGTACTGGGGCCGGACCTTCATCATGGGTGATGTGGCCCTTCTCCAACTTTACAATCCTGTCATCATCAGCAAGTATGTGCAGCCCATCTGCCTTCCAGAGCCCAATTACAGCCTGAAGGTTGGGACACAGTGCTGGGTAACTGGCTGGGGCCAGGTTAAACAGCGCTTCTCAG CCAACTCCACGCTGGCCTCAGAGCTGCAGGAAGCCGAGGTGTTTATCATGGACAACAAGAAGTGTGACCAGATTTACCGCAAGAAGTCCCACATCCCCCGCGTTGTCCCCCTTGTGCTGGGGGATATGATTTGTGCCACCAATTACAGAGAAGACTTGTGCTCT GGGGATTCTGGGGGTCCATTGGCTTGTGAAGTCGAGGGCAGATGGATTCTTGCTGGGGTGTTGTCCTGGGAAAAGGCCTGCGCCAAAGTACGTAATCCGGGCGTGTATACCCGTATCACCAAATACAGCAGATGGATCAAGAAGCAAATAAGCAATGGGATTCTCTCAGTTCCCTGCACTTCTGCCTGGCTCCTACTCCTGTTCTGGCTGCTGCAGCCCCAGATGGGCCCCTGA